CGGTACTGGAGAGCGGCGACTGGCTGACTGCCGCCGAGGTCGCCCAACTGGCGGGGCTGAGTACCCGCAATCCCAGCGCGCAGCCCAACAAGTGGAAGAAGCAGGGACTGATTTTCGCCATCTCCCATAACGGGGTCGATTACTTCCCCGGTTACGGCCTGGACCGCGAAGCGGGCTTCCGGCCGCTCAAGGCGATGGCCAAGGTGATCGACGCTTTCGCCGGGCACAAGGACGGCTGGGGCATGGCCTACTGGTTCCGCTCCGACAACAGCTTTCTGGGCGGTAAGCGCCCGCAGGATCTGCTGGCGACGGCGCCGGAGCGGGTGATCGAGGCGGCGCTGGACGACGTGTCAGAGGTCGCGCATGGCTAGCAGGCGCGGCGTCAGGTCGCCCGCGCCCGCCAAACCTGCCGACGAGGCCACGTCCGCGACGCCGGTGCCGCCGGAGAGCCTGCACGCCACGCTGACGGAACTGCCCGAGGGGCAGGTTCTGCACCGCGTGCATCAGGATCAGTACCGCGCGGATCAGTTCAACCCCGGCATGCGGGGCAATGCCCGTTTCAGTCCGATTCAGGATGACCAGGGCCAGCCGATTCCCACATTGTACGGCGGCACGACAATGGACTGTGCGCTGATGGAGACGGTTTTTCACGACGTGCCCCATACGGCCGGCTTGAAGACTTTCGACAAGGGCAAGCTGGCCGGGCAGGTGCATTCGACCGTCGAGGTCGCGCGGTTGCTGCGAGTGATCGATCTGGCCGAGCGGATCGGTGTGTACATCGTTCCCGGCAAAAGCTGAGCCCCGCCCGCCAGCACGCAACGAGGAACAGTGCAATCATGCGACAAGACATTCTGCAAGCCATCGAGTGCTGGGCCTCCAGGCCAACGTGGTTCACGTCGCACCCCAGCGATACCACGGAACTCAAGCACGCGATCTCTAATCTCCGGAATCTCACGCCGCGCCCGACCAGGGACGAGTTGAAGGCCGCGATCTACGAACGTGTGAAGGGTCTGCCGGCAATGCTGGGAACACCTCGGGATATCGAGAAGGCCGCAGATGAATCTGCGACGAAAATTGCCATGAAGCTGTAGCGACCGCGTACCCCGCAGGTACTTCTTGAAGCGTCTCGCCGTGAGGCTCACGGCCGGTCCTTCCGGTGCGAATCCAGCGTTTGATGCCCGCGCCTGACAGCGGCGATGATGGCGTCGGGATCGGCGGTCCAGGAGAAGGGCTTGGGTTTGGAGACGATCTGCTTCAGGTGATGGCCGAGGTTGTTGTCCATGTGAAGGTGGTGGTATGGGCCAAGGCCGGCACCCACCCTCACCCAGCCTGAAGCGTTTTGAGATAGGCGCAGAACATCGCGGCCATGGCGTCGGCATAGGCTTCGATCTCGGCGGGGGTGCGCGGGGTGTCGGAGAAGCTTTTGCTGACGGACCACAGCGTTCTGAAGATCACGCCCTCGG
This genomic interval from Tistrella bauzanensis contains the following:
- a CDS encoding RES domain-containing protein is translated as MASRRGVRSPAPAKPADEATSATPVPPESLHATLTELPEGQVLHRVHQDQYRADQFNPGMRGNARFSPIQDDQGQPIPTLYGGTTMDCALMETVFHDVPHTAGLKTFDKGKLAGQVHSTVEVARLLRVIDLAERIGVYIVPGKS